GTTTTTCTAGGTTCGCTAAAAACCCATGTTGATCGGAGCGGCGCAATGCAGTGAGTGAGAAATGTGCTCCTATAGTTCGGTTACGTTGTCGAAATTACAATCACCGAGAAGGGTATCAGCCGAGCGGAGTAACCATCATATGCCAGTTTTGTGTACAGATTCATGGGAGCAAAGTTTCCATGAGTGACTGCGTGCACTTTCCTCCCTGCACGACGTGATAAATTTGGTTTCGTGTTGTTTAATTTGTGGACCGCCAATAGATTGGTGTATCTTATTTTGCTGAAAGTTGATACATCAGATGCCCTCATTTCTAGCAGCTTGCGAAATCAATCTACCTCAACTCTTTGGAAGACGTTTTATTTTGAAGGATAAATTGTCGATTCTAGAACTTTTTAATCACACCTTGGTGATAATACAGCTAAGCATGGTATTGAAAGCAAAGCAGTCCTCGTATGTCATTTCTAGTTTCTCCCCCATTCGAGGGTTGCTAGCCAGTTTCTGTTTAGTAGGGACTTTAACGTGGGGGTCCCAAGTGCAGCGCAAAACCTTAGTTAGGAACTCGGATTTTAGTGACCTCTCACGACAGGCATGCCTTACCACTGGTATATTCTAAGCAAACATACTCCTTGTAGTCCAGAATACAATATCAACTTTCAATCATGTCTCAATAGCCAACTCCAGGAAGGTTTTCCAATTAGTACtacatacaaatatttaattttttcagatGCCAAATGCGACCCTTTGTCAGTTGAGACGTCATCGAGGTATGCTCTCAGGAAAGTTGTCCCTTCAAATGAAAAGAGCAGGTTTCGCTGAGATTCCATTACTCGAAACTATCTTATTACCATTTTAAATATCCAGAAGATCGTGAAGTGTTAACAAATGCTTACGTCTGACAAGGACTGCCAATATGAAAAGGAAAGGGATATGCACCTAGTGCAGCGcaccactgtgacatctcagggaactgcgctgcggatgagctagctagggaaggcaccaacttgcaaacaataaCCCCCGCTGGTTGGGCTAGCCCTCCTCTTAACACCTGCAAACACTTCTTGCGATCTCTATTCACggatcaagcaaacgccagatgggccatggaacctacatatagtatatccaagcaaatctggcctaagctggatgaaaagagatcgcaatcggtgatattgttaaaccgtatctctataagcccactagtgggccttttTATAGGTCACTGTCTACAGacaatgacttctgccgcagctgtagggacgaggaggagatagaaagcgtagagcactatgagcactatctgtgccactatCCCGAACTGTCAAAAACCAGAtaccgatgcctccacagacactcatttgggtgccttgcggagcttgaatctacaaacacaaacgacatcttgcgtttcagcaggcaaacgcgctggtttagcctcactggggtctaagtATTCTTCGCAAGTAGGGAAATAGGGGCctccgcgtggtagcacaacgggccacaatgtcctacgtgagtctccgcttgaACAGCAAAGGCAGCCACTCCAACAAAACCTAGTGCAGCGTTGAAAGCTTTTTTTCTACTACACTAAAAAATCGTCCCCGATCATTTAACCAAATCTTTATATTTTGTGAAAGCTGTCAAATCCTATATTCATTTTGAGATACAAAATTTTgtcaaaattaatttcaaataaaatgtgttaaaatataccaaaattagaATACGCATTTAGAACAGAACCGCGCATTTCCTAAACTTGGCCGGGACAAGTCAATCTAATTCTTTTtaagtaaaaattttcaagttccaccaataatatttaaaaaagatAATATCAAAAGCCGGTGTGAATCTACATACAAATGGCACAAGCGAATATTGAAAGTATTTGCAGCGCCTTATGTCAGACCGATCCAGATCCCGTACCCGCTTATCCGTTAATAGCGCGTacattgaagaaaaattcgatACCAGCCTGTGATGCTTTCGGACCATTTCCCGATGAGACAATTGTGTCGGGCATTGATCGTGCGTTGTATTTGATGGGCGCACGACGTGTACAGGAGTTTCTACACTTGCCCACACCATCGCTGGATTCGACTAATAGTGATATTTCACTAACTATTTCACAGGTATCTTGTCCTGAATCACATAGGCCATGTCGAGTTTGCAGTACTGTTATTGCAACGGGTGAGTAATGTGAAAAGTAAAGAGATGTAGGGCTAGAGGGAGTTCTAATAGAGTTTTTTCTCCTTCCCAGACACCAAAGACAAAAACAAATTACCCAGCTGTTTGAAGATCACAAGAACCTGCACTTGCCCCAAATGCCGCGCAAGCACCTCAAAAGTAACGACGCTAACCAAGAAACAATGTTGTGGCTCCTCATCGCCGCACTCCTCCAAAACCAATATATCACATGTGCAACTATGTGAACCGCCAAAATCTACGAATACTCTGAAACGTTCTTTCTCAATGTGCTCTTTGGCTTGTCGTAAGCTAAAGGAAATGCTGACATTTCCACCAAAGGATGATAGTTGCAAGCCTAAGTGGCTTTGGGCACGTCTTCATTCGACTTCTATAGGTTGTCAGGTTTATGAGATATTCAAGAATTCAAATGTTTGTACACATCCCTCGGAGTTTGAGAAGAAACGTACGCCACAAGTGATATTTGTAGTATTGAAAAATGGTGTAATAATGCCTTTTGAAATCTTGCCATCACACTGAGCAACAGAGAGGGAGATTacccagagagagagagagagagagagagagatggaTAAGATAGTGGGGAAAGTTGAAGAGATTGTCAGATGTAGAGTGTGTGCAGGATATTTATGGCCTCGGTACTCCAGCCACCATTGTGAGTTCGGTAACTGTTAGTACATAACAACAATAAACTCGTTTGAAACTTAAGAAATATACAACGTTAAATATGATCTCACTTTAAAGGAAGATGAATCTACAAACATATGCTAATCATAGGACAACAGCAAGCCCTGAAAAACAACTAATGCATAATAAGAAAGATCTTGCTCTGCCTCGGAGGATATATTGCTTACATTAGCTACGATGCGCTGTGTATGGGAATGTGGAAGTTGGAACAGAGACACCTTAAAGGTAGGAGGTGTTAGGTCAAATGGCATGTGTACGAAGAACTTCATATGCTGCAACAAACAACTCATTTTCGCTGTCAGAATCTGCTTTTGAAGTCAATTTGTGAGTCTTCTCCAGTATCGTATCGCAAACATCTGGTCAATAGATAGATATACCATGCCTGAAGCAGCACAATTGAGGAAATGTCCTGAAACCTTCCGTCATCTGCCGAATTttctggtagaattttcgggcataATTCCCATGAGTCAGATCTGACGCTCTCTGCACTCACGCCGTTCCGGCGTGGTTACATAGGCAGCGTTATTTATTAACAGATAGATATTTCTATCATACCAGTTAATTTTAGGGCTCGTTGTTAACTTATAGCCTACGCAGCGGGCGTTCATAGTGATTGAGAAATGTGCTTCCACTCCTTGAATATATCATCAGGTCGAAGGTTTCCCTTAGTGAGCATACGTGAAAGCCGAGTGGAGTCATCATCAGCTATCTGTTTCGCCAGACGCTTTTACACGCCAAACTTCCCTTGAGTCACTGCATGTACTTTCTGTGCAGTATATAGACGTATGGTTATCTTGGCTAACACAAATTAAGTGTTCCGAGTTGATATTTGGTTCTCGTAGAATGCGCATATTCAGGAAATTGATGCTTTGTCTGCCTTCTATAACGACGTGATCGATTTGGTTTCATTAGTTTTTATTAGGATACAACCAAGTAGCCTGATGTATCTTATAGAACCTTGTCTTGCAGATGACCATATTTCGAGGCGCTGCAAAGTCACTTAGTCGTTAAGGAATGTTATACCGTGGAGACTGAATTTTCTAACTGCCATGACCGATGCAGTCATGGTATAtattttctagtttttcataAAAGGAGTCCTTACGTTTGTTGGAAGAAAAATATATTGGAGCAAAGGCGCAAGTATGTATATGCTAAAATAGATGATCTCGCCTTGATACTGATTGGGGCGAGACACTCGTTCATAGTCCTACCTATTTGGTTACGAGATCTCTTCCGCGGTATGTAGAGATGTTCAGGGCCAAGTCCCTTTCCCACCCAATTCGAACACCGTAGCTAAGAATCGCGCTCAGCGTCAGCCTTTGCTTTCACGAAGACATCAACAAGCCGGGAAACTGGAACTTTCCTTGCAATATTCCGAACCTTTCGGATGCCCTAAAATCATAGTCCTTAAAATGTTTGCTGTGGTCGTCATCAAAAAATAAgggtaaagctgcagacattggtgctttatcggtaaccgtatcggtgaccttataacagctgattcgaccaaacttatgggaatcaatgcaatcgattattggtgcagctaaggtcgtaaccgtatcgtagccaaccaattggtttttggtttaccgtcgtaacgataaacagctgattacgttagggatacgactacagcgatacgacatacggcaccaatgactctcgcttaaaagtctagttgaggggtcgactgttaatacgctACAGAAAATATCGAGATAGGTATCAATTGACGCGTCGTGATATCAGtattaatccgaaggcggaaaattaaaattttaactcgttcagaagatattaacgaaaaaccgagaaatatattatgtagcgtattagcagtcgacccctcaactagacttttaccaaaataaGATATCTTATCCGAAGCTTGATACCTATTTTTTTCATTGCTAGGGGCTTTCAACACTTACTCGATTACGATAACACCAACTACAACCCGATAATTCAACTTACAACATAAATTATCAATCCACCctccaaacaaacaaacaaaactttTACTCTCATTCACATTTCCCTTCAATCAATCACTTGAAAAAATTCCAAAGCTCTGAGAAGAACATGGGAAAAGTTTTCAATGATcagattataaaaattttatgtgcgaaaaattttagtaaaattcaAAATGACGTCGGTGAACCAAATTTGAAGGAGAAGTGTTCGTGTTTACGACGTGGCGAAAGTTACGTCGTCTTTTTGGATCGCGATCATCGCAAACAATTACAACGTCAAATGGGTGGTATGGATTTAAAAGTGGCTGCCGCCGAAAAGTCACTATGTACAATCGGTACAACAACCACACCGAGCATCGATATTCGACATACGACAAAATCGAGTGATTTAGATGAGACTTGGTTGAAGCGAACGCTAAGCTTGAGACGTAGCGCGGCATCTAATGCAGAGAAATTTAGAGCGCAAATTTGTGAGAGTTTATGTTCAGTGTTGCCAAAACGTGTGACGGATATGTTAACACCACGTACGACGCGTGGCGAGCATGAACGTACTACACCTTCGGTCTTTGGTCCGTTTCTTGATGAGCCTGTGTGTGGTTTTATCGATCGATTGGTTTATTGTATTTGTATGCTATTCGGTATGGATATGGAAGCGAATGAAGATTGAATATGATAAGAGTAGGTGCTGTGGAATAGGGGTCTGTAATGGGGTTTATGTAAATGTTGGACTTAGTATGTTGAAATTGTAGTGAGTAAATgaaattttacgaattttgtgtaagaacttttaaaataaatgatttgtgtttttgaaaattgggtttttttGACAATGACCGTTGTGGCTATATTTTAATTTGATAGCGTGCTcgcaacatcaaaatactttagataCAGTTTTTCTATTAGAAAACAGTGGTTTGAGTAACATTCCgaatgcatttctgccatgacaagcttCGCAGTGAAAATTCCTTATGTATTCCGTTCGGAATATGCATAAAAAGGTAAGTCCCATatcgtcaatttgtaggaaatattaaaaagtagcatgacgcaaatttgaagaaaatctcGGCTTAAATCACCTCGGAGATACATATATCGTAGCAAGTATTTTTGAATCTCGGGTTAACTCAGTTTGGTGACACGGAGAGGTATGCAACATAAGGTGACGGTGAAAGCAGGAGTCTGCCTTGAATCAAGCGACGCCTTAATCTCTCACCCAGCTTGTGTAGGCTATGGGTGTATACGGAGCAGAACAAGGCTAGGGTGAGAGCTCTTTTTTGACGACAAACTAAAATTGACTGATTTGAGTAATTGTACCTATAGTGTTCCAACCCTTTTAAAGAGAGTAAGCGATGCCTTACAGTTATATCCTCGTGAAGGCAAAGGCTGACATCATCACAATATAGGAAACGCTATGGACGGGGAAAGACAGGACGATAACAGAACCTTAAAATCTATCTTCTACAGTGGCCATGAGGAGGAAAGTACAATATAAATACTCattctttaagaaaaaaaaaacaaaaaataccttAAATAACTGCCCCTACCATGACATCAAAATGGATTTCAACGCCAGGGTGAGGAAGAAAGAGGCATTTGGTCTTACAGTCGGATTATTCTGCTTTCAAATTTAACAAGTCTCAAGGCATTGAAGTTGTTCGAACTTGCTCAGAAAACATACAGCTAATGATTGGACTATTCGGCTCCCACCTATCCACTGTGAGCATTCATCGATCGTCGAAGATGTAACCAGGCAGTCAAAGTCAATTTCACTCTTAACTCGGGAGGCATCACCGCTACGGACGCCATAGGGTTCCATACATAACGGAAAAACTATTGATGTAATGAGATATGTCGCCTTCCTGAGAAAATAACACTCCTCATTGCTAGAAAGTGAGATGGATGACGAACCCGATGCCACGATCCCTGACGACgtaatatatattgtgacgaatattagcatcactaagctgacaCTAGCATCACtaaaccgatactaagcagccactcgaaTGAAcgtaacaaatcaatcatcatttacacacatacatagaaggcaacggagagatactctaaaacacatgtaatcatcaaccGAAGTAGTACTCATATACACACActcatatggctacaaactacaaatatacatgtatatggctggtaaccaagcatgaagttcgcgaaattactaggtaggtaggtaggttgaactggccggtccatgaggacctcacatagactgcttgagtccgtagtgttaccagaagtttgttttaacgaccaaactgaaaaaccctatcaaaaaccaggacctatgttataaaataactccgtcctcttggcaaatactagaagcttcctaggacttaagccacttgctgcttctagatctgacagctgtatcactcctaatagctggagtcttagcctggcaagtgcagggcacgagcacagaacgtgctcgatcgtttcctcctccaacccgcacttcctacacctgctatcactgaccaagcctaatttaaaggcatgtgacgccagaaggcagtgtccagtcagaatacccgtcatgagtctacagtcctctctttttaatgatagaagcaactgtgttagtctaaggttgtaagacctacacataatcttcgacactttacagccccgcgcttgaacccacgccttttctgcttggtcgatcatgtgcatctctcgccttcgcttaatctcgcccaatctaattggaacgtctacggagcaagcttcagggGATGCGCCCTtcttagctaattcgtccgctttttcattcccatctattcccatatgccctgggacccaatatagatgtatgcttctccctgtcccgattctctccagagactgcttacactctaacacgcatttagatgctgtgctatgcgagattattgccttaattgctgcttgactgtcaatataaaagttaacacggttgcagcttaagctattctcttccagggtttctacagctttggttacggctaatattccgcttggaaaacgctacagtaatccggcagcctgtaggatctgcttaattccggatcagcgcagtataccgcagaccctactccttccactattttggaaccatcggtgtacacatgtatcgcctcgtccgccatttgcgcacccttgcgccaaccgtccacctctattgtggccttaagatctccctcaaagtgcaggtagggaatcatgtagtctgttcgtcttgtgactgaggacgctatactactatggccatatggtcggcgttcaagctgccccgaagcatcgagcctggttgcggtcgttaaccctttgttctttgctaccaggtctacaggtggaatgtgcagaatggcatacagtgcagccgtcggggttgttttcagggctcccgtaatgcaaagcatcgatagtctgcataccccctctaattttttgaggtatgttgttttttgtgtggctttccaccaaacaagaactccatagtatagaatagggcttacaatcgctgtaaaaacccaatgagaaagagagggcgataggccccacgtacaccccagcattcttttacatgcatagagtgccgttgaggccttcttgaccctctcctccacgttgagcttccatgacagcttactgtctaggatgattcctagatattttgtgcaaggtttctcctgtaaggtcaccgctcctaacttaggcctggtccaatttgggaccttgtacctctttgtaaacaagaccatatccgtcttctccgcattgactttcagcccgacattagatgcccaggtatgaatatcccgaagcgcccgatccatcaaagaactaatcattggaaggcattttccacttatgacaattgcaacgtcatctgcgtaagccttaagttttacgggtccctcatcgaattgtctgagcagttggttgatgaccagtgtccacagcagaggtgatagcacccctccctgcggcgtgcccctgtccactgatttcgtggcctcgtacaatccccattgtgatgtaatctttccgcaatttaacatgcagccgatccatctgattaaggcaggatgtactttaatgtaattaagaccatccataatcgcccattttgcaacattactgaaagccccggcaatgtccaagaagactcctagagcatactccttatattccagggatgtctctatgcttattaccaccctatgcaatgcggtgtctaccgacttgcctttggtgtacgcatgctgtgttgtggagagcagcttttcatccacgttggactttatgtacacatctatcagcctctcaaaggttttgagcagaaatgatgttaagctaatgggtctatagtctttgggatacacgtgaccgatcttccccgcctttggtagaaaagctacacgagcagttctccaagagtgcggtacatgattcagtcttatgcacccatcgaatattattttaagccattccacgaccgccctacttgagacttgtagcatggccgggaatataccatctgggcccggcgatttaaacttagaaaacgtcttcactgcccactcgatcttggtatcggtcaccaagcccggcaccactagctccgtgatcgaagtgtgagtgatgtctgctggttcttctaaaccgtctcccgatgggaaatgtgtatcgagaagcacctcaagggattcctcactatcacgtgaccattccccgttctctttctttattagtccctggactatgtttccctttgctaggacttttttcaaccgttttGTTcaactggagcactctatgtccgtacagaaacttttccatgagtttctcttcgccctggtaatttcacgcttgtagatcctcagtagatccctgtactcgtcccgacacgcttcgctttccgcggtctttgcgagtttaaacatttcttttacctgtcttcttagaagactcagctcattgctccaccatggcggctttgcttttcctctgaaaattactagaccttaggattgttggagacatgaactccaatttgattgaattttaaaaaatttccctaattattcaattataataatgaacttaatatgaaaaaaacgaatttacaatgagtttaaacttatatatgcatatccttaccttagaataacttaccttgtaaaatttaactaaaacattcacttcttaaaaccacatatgtacttaccttaaattccttaaatctacttaaatcatttttctaaaatacttacCTGTGCTAAGACACATACCCTTTGTTAAAATACctagatttacttaaattaacttacttaactcacctttttcaagcaccctgaaaaataagaatttacttactgttttctgcattttgttatactctttgtacattttcatattaacatacatacatacatacatacttaccgttTTCCTGCTGCGCAGGAGACTTAGGAAATTTGCCAAATCAGTTCGTCTGTAACTATCGCCCGCTAACGTTTATGATTGTTCTCGAGTTAAAGAGTTATTTGAGTGACGCTAAGAAAGTGTAACTAGAGTTattaaatagtttaaataaaatatatattaaaaatatattaaatattttatatttgaaagtGTTCATTGTTCTTTACGTGACGGTGTGTGAAGTGAAGTGCTAGTGGCACCTTAGACCCCCCACAAAAGTGTGCTTTACCCCCCAGATAAAAAtatacatggtccttcgagccggatcactggctcgtatggaagtttcattagacgactaagccgtctaaggggggagtatgtttaagcgacttaaactatgaacatttttcgttcgtttgtttcagtagccattgagtgtgcttgtaattctcaactggttagtgaaatattctaaagacatagtttgagttttttaattaaaaccgaggttcttcggatggtgtgctaatacatcagagcccagtgctcgcctccatatcacactttgaaggggttcttcaaatagaagatgaggtggctcattagagcgaaacctcagagtgcccaacgctcgccccaaattaaatactactcacttggaaagagattgtggtagcaatttcacatgcgtgtattgccaaaaacgacatcactcGCTACTCCACTTCCAAGGAAAATCCCACCCAGACAGCAGACCCAGGCAGCAGAGGAACAGGACGCACACAACCCCTCAAGGTCTGCCACCTCCAGCTGAAGACCCGAACAGGGCGTCAACCTCAAAAGAGGCCAGCCAAACCCAAGCCACTCAAAACCCTTTTAAGAAAAACTCAACCTCAACTCACTTCGCGAGTAGTAGCGAAACTACTATTTTACCAACAGCTTTAGTCACGGTGAAAGCAAATGGCGAATACCACAAGATCCGTGCACTAATAGATCAGGGTTCGGAAAAGACATTTGTAGCGTCTCGAATCCAGAAGCTCTTGAAACTACCAACCAAGAAAACCCATTATAAGATCTCGGGAATGGGCGGATCGGTAGTTCAAAACTCAGACCAGATCTGCGAGATAACACTCTGCTCGTCGgatctcaaaacaaaaataaacacccaAGCGATATTATTGCCTAAACTGACCCATTTCTTACCCAGCATTAAAGTGTCAAAAATAGATTTGCAAGAAATTGCCACATGGCCACTCgcggaccctaactgttttaccACTTCGAgaatcgacatggttataggtagcgatctcacaccccaaataatactccaggggctacaagccaacgtaagtggttccttgttagcccaaaatacaatatttgggtGGATACTCAGCGGGCCTATTAAAGAACAAGTGAACGCATTCTCCATCCAAGTTATTCAAAACCCAGACGACACCCTTAGCACATTATTGCAGAAGTTCTGGCAACAGGAAGAAATACCTGACACCCAAGCCCTTTCGGAAGAGGACCAATTTTGCGAGGAACTCTACCGAGAAACCACTCACCGCCAGTAAGATGGCCGATATGTGGTAAAACTTCCATTTAAAAAGGAATTCCCCAGTACCCTTGCCCTTGGACACTCGAGAATTGCAGCACAGCTGCAATGCATCAGCGTCGAGCGATCCTTGGAAAAAAGACCAGAATTGAGAGAAAAATACTCAGAAGTTTTGGAGGAATACCTCACCATGGGCCACATGGAGGCAACTTCATCACGCGAAGTCATCGAGTACGGAAAGTACTCGTCGTTCTACCTCCCCCACCACGCTGtcttaaaacccgacagcaaaacaacaaaggtacgcgttgttttcaacgcgtctagaactacccactctggcaactcgttaaacgatgtgttgcacacaggccccatactccaaaacgacttaatgctcgtcctactcaaatggagattttttaagtacgtatttaacggcgacatcgaaaagatgtaccgccaaatactcgtTCATAAAGAAGATCAGAATTTTCAAAGAATTCTCTTCCGAAGATCTCCACAGCAACCGATGGAGGACTTCAAATTAAAGACAGTGACGTTCGGCGTCAACTGTGCCCCATATCTCGCGATACGGACTCTGCACCAACTCGCAGAAGACACAAAGCCCACCCACCCACTCGCCTATGGTATATTGCTACACGAAACCTACGTAGACGATATACTTTCGGGCGAACATAGTATACAGTCCGCTCACGACTCTACACCAGGTTATCGAAGCGTTGAAATCAGCCGGTTTTCCACTCAAGAAAATAACGGCAAATCACCCAAAATTGTTGGAATCCATCCCAGAATCTGATCTCCTAGATGCAGATTTCCTCAAATTTCACGATGCCAGCTCAACAAAGACCCTCGGCATAAAATGGAATGCTATAAACGACTCTTTCTCATACTCTTACGACCCTATACCCGCAGAAAACTCGAACACAAAGAGGCAAATTTTATCGGCGGTtgcgaaattgtttgacccggcaggatggctatcgccaataatgatactagccaagactctcctccagcaactctggttagaaggaactgactgggatgaacaagacaaacccagcgctttccacaaatggaacatatttcgcgaaaatctcgccgcgataaatgaaattaaaatacctcgatgggttcaattttcacccaataaaccctttcagatgcatggattctcagatgcatcTGAAAAAGCATTCTGCGCTTGTGTGTACCTGCGAGTACAGAATAGCAAGGACACGTTTTctactcacctactcgtggcaaagagcaaagtggctcccgtgaaaaccgtgagcctccctcgtctagaactctgtggagcagtactactcacaaaattaataaaacaaattcgctCACACCTAACTCTGACTCCACATGACCTGTTTCTCTGGTCGGACTCCGCTATCGTACTAGCATGGCTGGAAAAACCCGCACACACCTGGAAAACCTACGTGGCGAATAGAACCTCACAAATTCTGGAAAACGTGAGTAACGCCCCTTGGAAACACGTACCCAGTGGAGATAATCCAGCAGATCTTGGTACCCGTGGATGTACACCCAAGGATCTAGCCGAATGCTCCCTTTGGTGGAAGGGGCCAGAGTGGTTGGCCAAATCCCCAACGTCCTGGCCGAAACCAGTGACACAAACCCCTACTCCACCGGAACAAAAGCGCACCCA
The DNA window shown above is from Eurosta solidaginis isolate ZX-2024a chromosome 2, ASM4086904v1, whole genome shotgun sequence and carries:
- the LOC137242803 gene encoding uncharacterized protein; translation: MAQANIESICSALCQTDPDPVPAYPLIARTLKKNSIPACDAFGPFPDETIVSGIDRALYLMGARRVQEFLHLPTPSLDSTNSDISLTISQVSCPESHRPCRVCSTVIATDTKDKNKLPSCLKITRTCTCPKCRASTSKVTTLTKKQCCGSSSPHSSKTNISHVQLCEPPKSTNTLKRSFSMCSLACRKLKEMLTFPPKDDSCKPKWLWARLHSTSIGCQVYEIFKNSNVCTHPSEFEKKRTPQVIFVVLKNGVIMPFEILPSH